TCCTGCGGCTTCTTGGCCATGGCCGTCGCGACCACCACGTCCACGCCCGGTGGCAGATCGGGCCTCGCTGCGGTGACCTTCGGAGGTGGATCCTTCAGGTGGGCGTACATCCGGGCGGCGTCGCTTTCGCGCGGATACGGCGGCTGGCCGGTGAGGCACTCGTACAGCACGCAGCCCAGGGAGTAGATGTCCGTTTGCGATGACAGCGGATTCCCCTCGAACTGTTCCGGAGCGGCATAGTCGAGGGTCCCAACGAACTGGCCGGTGCCGGTGAGCCCGCTGTCCGAAGTGGTGCGCTTGGTGAGACCGAAGTCCGACAGGTACACCTTGTCCGCCCGGGAGGGCCCGGACGCCGGCAGGACCAGGATGTTGGCGGGCTTGACGTCGCGGTGCACCAGGCCCTGGTCGTGGGCGGCGTCCAGGGCCGAAGCGATCTGCGCGAGGATCGACACGGTGCGCTCGGGCCCGAGCGCACCTTCCCGCTCGAGGAGGGCTCGGAGGTCGGTGCCCTGCACGTAGCGCATGGCGATGAACAGGGTTCCTTCGGACTCCCCGGCCTCGTAGATGGGCACGATGTTGGGATCCTCGATGGAGGCGGCCAGGCGGGACTCCCGGATGAACCGCTCCCGGAATCCCTGATCGGAGGCCAACTCGGACGACAGGATCTTGAGGGCCACCCTGCGTCCCATTGCCTGGTCCTCGGCCAGGTACACCGAGCCCATGCCGCCCCGGCCGATCAGCCGCTCGATGCGGTAGCCGGCGAGGATGGTGCCAACACGCGACTCGGTGGCCATCTGTCTCTTCCGCCCGAGGCGTTGTACCACCTGCATCGACACGAGCGGTAGACCGAGCTCTTCGGATCGACGCGGCAAGCTTCTCGCTGCCATCCCTGTCGGTAGCAGCCCCGCCGACGTTGCCATCGGGCGGGTGCCGCGTGGGTGGCCAACTCGAGGCGACGGGACCTGACCCGGGTCGACCTCAAGACGGGCCAAGCCCAGAGACCCGCCCGCAAGGACCGCAAAGGAGGAGTAGAATGTGTTTGCGAAGCCGATTGGCTGAGAGCCTGAAAGGCCTCCCAAAGCTTTCCGACCCCCGCCCACTACGGGGGTCGCTTCGTTCCCGGCCGCGGGAGAGCCCCTCGAGCAGCGCGTCGCACCGGTACTCGAAGGAGGTGGCGACGCCGAAGTTCCCTCCCCCGCCTCGGATCCCGAAGAAGAGCTGGCCGGGCTGATCTGATCCCACTCCTACGCTGGCACCGCGAGCTGGTGCGGAGGAAGTGGACCTACGGACGGAGCCGCAAGCCAGGGCGACCTCCGATCGATCCCGAGATCGTTGATCTGATCCTGCGTCTCGCCCGAGAGAACCCGCGCTGGGGATGCGTCCGCATCCAGGGCGAGCTTCGCAGGCTCGGGATCCGGGTTGGGGCCACGACGATCAGGAGGGTGCTTCGACGCGCCGGCTGGGTCCTGCTCCCAGGCGAACGGGTCCCACCTGGTCGGAGTTCCTGCGGGCGCAGGCCAAGGGGATCATCGCGTGCGACTTCTTCTGCGTCGAGTCGGTCTGGCTCCGACCGCTCTACGTCCTGGTGTTCATCGAGCTGCACACCCGACGCGTGTTCGTCACCGCCTCGACGGCCCACCCGGATTCGGCCTGGGTCAGCCAGCAGGCCAGGAACCTGTCCATGGACCTCGACGGTCGCCCACCGCCTGTTCGATTCCTGATCCACGACCGGGACTCCAAGTTCTGCAGCCCATTCGACGAGGTCTTCCGCTCGGAAGGGACCGAGGTGATCCTCACACCCCGATTCGCGCTCCGAACGCGAACGCTTTCGCCGAGCGATGGATTCGGACCGTCCGAGCGGAGTGTCTGGACTGGACGCTGATCCTCGGGCGCCGGCACCTGGACCGGGTGCTCCGGACATACGCGGAGCACTACAACGGCCATCGCGCGCACCGGGCGCTCGGACTCGCTGCGCCGCTGGACGGCTCCGAGGATTCGTTGCCGATCCGCCCTTGGGAGGTCCATCGGCGGAACGTACTCGGCGGGCTGATCCACGAGTACCACGGGATGGCAGCATGATGAATCCGAGTTTTGGACCCCCACGG
The sequence above is a segment of the Actinomycetota bacterium genome. Coding sequences within it:
- a CDS encoding serine/threonine protein kinase, which translates into the protein MATESRVGTILAGYRIERLIGRGGMGSVYLAEDQAMGRRVALKILSSELASDQGFRERFIRESRLAASIEDPNIVPIYEAGESEGTLFIAMRYVQGTDLRALLEREGALGPERTVSILAQIASALDAAHDQGLVHRDVKPANILVLPASGPSRADKVYLSDFGLTKRTTSDSGLTGTGQFVGTLDYAAPEQFEGNPLSSQTDIYSLGCVLYECLTGQPPYPRESDAARMYAHLKDPPPKVTAARPDLPPGVDVVVATAMAKKPQDRFAGAGDLVESARGALSGSKRIGPLTGSGLHRRRAVIGGGLVGLIGVVIAVAALVSKDGSSPAPGASTPRPSASPRTFNALLRVDPDGGKVTATIPEPLHAPGARVF
- a CDS encoding helix-turn-helix domain-containing protein; its protein translation is MRRKWTYGRSRKPGRPPIDPEIVDLILRLARENPRWGCVRIQGELRRLGIRVGATTIRRVLRRAGWVLLPGERVPPGRSSCGRRPRGSSRATSSASSRSGSDRSTSWCSSSCTPDACSSPPRRPTRIRPGSASRPGTCPWTSTVAHRLFDS